The Geothrix oryzae DNA window TTGAGCTGGATGCCCTTGCCGAAGGCGTTGTAGTCGAAGTAGAGGAAGCCCCCCAGGGGCGCCACGGGCGGCGTCAGGCCCGGATCCACGAGCACCACGGCCGCCAGGGCCCGGCCGCTGCTCTTGGGCTTCTCCTCGATCTTCCGCGTGCCGTCGCCCTGCCGCGTGAAGTAGCGGGCCCCTTCCGGCGTCACCTTCAGCATGGTGGAACCAGAGGTCCTCGCCGCCGTGCGGGCGGTCTCGAAGCCGCCGCCGTTCACCTCGAAATCGCGGTAGGTGAAGCGCCGCTGGACCTGCACCACGCCATCGGCGCTCACCCAGCGCTCAAAGGTCTGCACCGAGGTCGGCCGCCAGGCGTCCGGCGCCACCTGCCCATAGGTCAGGATCTCCCGCTCGCTCTTCACCGTGCCCGGCAGGTTGGTCCGCTCGCGCCGCTCCATCAGGATCCGCCCCGAGGCCTCCTCCACCTCCAGCTCGCCCGAGTACAGCAGGGGATCCGCCCCCACGGGTTCGAAGCGCAGCCGGCGGCGTCCAGGGCCCGCCGGGCCGCCGTCGCGGTAGCGGTAGCGCTCCGTCAGGCCCAGCGCCACGGGCAGGGACATGGACTGGCGGCTTTCGATGAGGGGCAGCTGCACCTCCCCGTCGAGCTTCGCGGTGACGCCGTTGAAGCGCACCTCCTTCTGCAGCAGTTCGGGCCATTCGCCGGCTTTCTCGAAGTAGGCGAAGCGGAAGCCCAGATCCCCGCCCGGACCCCGGCCCCCCTGCAGGTGCAGATCCAGATCCGCCTTGGCCTGCACGGTCTTCACGGCGGCCCGGGACCGCAGCTGGGTCGCCCGCACCTTGGCCAGCAGGGCGCCCACATCGTAGGCTTCGGCGGCCGTCACGGCCACTTCGTGGCGGTCCTTCGGCAGGGGGGCCGGAGACCAGGCCCCCTCCGCGAACACCCAGCGCCGGGATTCGCCTTTACGGTTGCGCAGGGTCAGGTCGCCCGGCCCCCCTTCCACCTCCGTGAAGCCCGGCGGCAGGGCCTCCGCCAACCGGGCGGCCGGGCCCCCGGCGGGCACCACCGCGCGCCCGCCATCGCCCATGAGGACGGAGAGCAGGGGCCCGGGGTCCGAGGGCAGCCACAAGGTCCAGGGGCGCCCGGGGAAGGTGTCCTGGGCCCGGGTGAGCTGGCCCCGCCAGGCCTCTGGATCCGGGTTCAGGTCCGCGGCCACCAGGGCGCCGCCGTCCACGGCCCCCCAGGCGGTCTCCTCCAGCAGGGGCATCGCCTGGGGATCGAAAGCGACATAGAGCCGCTGGGCCGGGGCCTGGGCCTTCAGGGCCTGGGCCGCGGCCAGCAGCAGGGAGACCCGCCCCTCGCCGGTCGGCAGCAGCAGGCGTACCGCCGGAGCCCCCTTCAGACCTGCGACCAGGGGCGCCCAGCGCTGGCGGACGGCCTCGGCCTGGGCGGCGTCCCGGTTGTCCTTCGGCACCAGCTGGGTGCCGTCCACCCCGCGGAGGTCGAGGGAAACGGGCTCTGGCACCACGCTGCGAAGGGGCGCCCCGGGCGCGTTCTGGGGCAGCGCCTGGGCGGCGAGGGGAAACGCCAGGGTGCAGGCGAGGACAGGGAACAAGGCGAACGAACGGCGCGGCACGCGGCCTCCAGGTGATGACCAAGACTACTTTCCCAGGGAACTCGCCTTAGGGGGGCCGGCGGAGTTCCAGCTATCCTCAAAGTCTGTCCAGGTGCCCATGCGATTCACGGTCCGGCTCACCCATTCCAACGGCGAGGTCCTGACCCGGGACTTCGAGGCCGATAACGCCGAAGCCCTGCGGGCCCGCGTGCTGGCCGAAGGGGGCTTCCCCCTGGACATCACCCGCACGGACACGGCCTTCCGGAGCCGCGCCCAGCTGAAGACCGAATCGCTGGTGCTGTTCAACCAGGAACTGCTGGCCCTGCTGAAGGCGGGCATCCCCCTGCTCCAGTCCCTGGAATTGCTGGTGGGCCACGGCAAGGATCCCCTGCTGCGCCGCAGCCTGACCCAGGTGGTGGAGCTGGTCCGCGAGGGCATGTCATTCTCCGACGCCCTGGAGCAGGCCGGCACCTTCCCGGCGGTCTACCGCAGCAATGTGGTGGCCGGCGAGCGCAGCGGCACCATGCCCGAAGTCCTGGCCCGCTGGCTGGCCTTCCAGAAGTTCGCGCAGACCAGTCGCCGCCGCATCATCGAGGCCCTGTTCTACCCGGCCTTCCTGGTGATGGTGCTGGTCCTCGCCATGGGCGTGATCTTCAATGTGGTGCTGCCCCGCTTCGCCGAGTTCTATGCGGGCGGCGACATCGAGATGCCCCTGTTCACCCGTGTGCTGCTCAACATGGGCAAGGTCATCAGCTCCACCCTGTGGCTCCAGGGCCTGGCCGTGATCGGGCTCGTCGTGCTCATCCGCTGGATGGTGGCCTCCGAGGCCGGCCGCAAGCTGGCGGAGCGGCTGCTGTTGATGCTGCCCAAGATCGGCACCCTGTACCGCATGTACAGCTCCAGCGTCTTTTCCCGCACGCTGGGCGTGCTGCTCGCCGGCGGCATGCCCGCCGTGCAGGCCCTGGAGGTGGTGCAGCGCACCAGCCCCAGCGAGCGCATGAAGACCGGCCTGCGCCTGGTCACCGACAAGGTGCGCGCGGGCAGCAGCCTGCATCAGGCTCTGGAGCAGGCGAAGCTGCTGGATCCCCTGGCCGTCGAGATGGTGCGGGTGGGCGAGCAGAGCAGCGCCCTGCCCGAGATGCTCGACCATGTGGCCGACTTCTTCGATCAGGAGGTCGAGAAGGCCACCACCGTGGTCACCAGCCTCATCGGCCCCGTGCTCATCCTCTTCATGGGCGTCGTCGTCCTCGCCCTGCTGCTCGCCATCTATGTGCCGCTCTTCAACGCCAGCAGCGTGGTGCGGTAGTCCCATCCATGTCGCGCAGGCCGAAACCTTCAGAGGAATGAAAGCGGGGCGCGGCTGGGCCGCGTCGAGCGCGGAACCCCCGGACTAACTACCGGTACCGCCTTTTCAGCCACTTCTGAGGGTCCTGGGGCTGGGCCTGGTGGCGGATCTCGAAGCCGAGGCGGGGGCCATCCACGGTGTCGCCCACGGCGCCCACGGCCTCGCCGGCCTTCAGCACCTGGCCCTTGGCGACCTGGAGGCCCAGGAGGTGGGTGTAGAGGCTGAACCAGCCGCCGCCATGGTCGAGGATCACCATGGGGCCGTAGCTCTGGTAGTAGTCGGCGAAGGCCACCTTCCCATCGGCCACCGCGTTCACCGGCGCGCCGCCGCTGGCCGCGATGAGCAGGCCGCTCTGCAGGGTCTTGGTGCGGAAGCGGGGATGCAGGTGCTCGCCGAATCCCAGCGCCAGAGTTCCTTCCACGGGCTGGGGCAACTCCCCGCGGAGGTTGGCGAAGGCCACGACCGCCTCGAAGGCCTCGCCCTTGGGCTTGGCCAGTAGGCCGGCCAGCAGGCGCTCCAGCTGCACGGCCTCCTCTGCCAGCTCTGCCTGGGCCTGCTTCTGGGCGACCTCGTCCTTCTGCAGGCCGTCGAGAAATCCGTTGAGCTTCTCCTCCTGGAGCCGCAGGGCGGCCTGGAGCTGGGCGGCTTCGCGCTCCTCGCTGGCCAGGCGCGTCAGGACCTCCTTCAGGGCCTTTTCCTTGGCGCTGAGGTCACCCTGCAGGCGATGGATGTGGTCCAGGCGCTTGCGCTCCTGCAGGCGCACCCAGGCCAGCATGCGGCCCTCCACCAGCCACGCCTCCAGGTCCCGGAAGGTCGAATAGAACCCCAGGTCCCCCATGGGTCCAAGGGCCTGCATCCACCGCACCTGCTTCCGCAGATCGCCCTGGAGCTTCAGCACCTCGCCCTGGATGCGCGTCTGTTCCCGGCTGATGGTCTGGACTTCGCTCTGGGCCTGGTCCCGCCGCAGCCGGGCGCCCTCCACCTGCGCCTTGGCCCGGTCCCGCTGCAGCGAGATGCCCTGGATCTCCACCAGCACGCCCTTGCGCCGCTTTTTCAGGACCTCCAGCTGCCGGTCCACCTGTCCCAGCCGGCCCTGGATCGCCGCCAGCTTCTGGCGCAGCTCCGCCGGGTCCTGGGCGCTCTGCGCCACGAGGAGCGCCGGGAGAAGGAGCCCGAGGCTGCGGCGCACGGATCTACTTCCGCCCACCGCCCGCGGGAAGGAGCATGGCCAGCGCGCCCAGCACCAACGGACCGCCGATGGAGAGGGGCAGGGCCAGCGGCGAGAAGGGGTCCGAGGGCAGCTGGGCCATGGGCAGCAGGCGGACGAAAACCTCCAGCACCTTCACCTGGCCGGCGCTCCAGCCCAGGTCCTGGCCGAAATCCAGGAAGAAGCTCAGCTTCGGCCCCAGTTCGCGGAGCAGCAGCGTGAGCAGCAGGGCCAGGCCCGCGCTGGACTTCAGCAGCCGCGAGAGCAGCACCGCCCACAGCAGCATCTGGAGGCCCAGCAGCAGGCCGTGCAGATCCGCCCGCAGCAGCTCCGGCGGCCAGGCCTCGCCGATGAGGCGCCAGCTCAGAACCCACACCGGGATCAGCGCCACCTGGGACAGGAACAGCCCGTGGACGAACCCCAGGCCCGTGCCCGCGAAGAAGCCCTTGAGGCGCTCCCCCCGGGCCGCGGCCGCCGTCCACTGGCTCACTGGGCCGAAGGCGCCCAGCAGCACCACCAGCGAGACCACCCAGTACATCACGCCCTGGAGGTTGCCCAGGACATAGGACCTCAGCGAGTCCGCACCCAGGGGCACCTGCGTCCCGAAGGCGATGATCTGCGAGCCCTCCGCCCCCTGCTGTCCCCGGACGCCCATGGCCACCAGCCCCGCGAGGAACAGGCAGACCAGCGTCCAGCCGATGCGCAGCTTCGAACTCCCGAAACGATCCATGAAAGCTCCCGAGGAGCGTCCAGTCTACGGCAGGCGCCTGGGAGCCGTGAAAGGCCAGGAGGGTCGGCGGGAACCGTTGCCAGTTCCCGGGGCGGATTCAATCCTGTTAACCGGCCCGGTCTTCCAGGTGTCTGCATGGAGACGGGCCGAATCCCGGGAAGGATCCCCATGCTGCACCTGCTCTACGAAACCCTCCAGATCGTCGCGATCCTCTGCTTCATGGGCTTTCTGGCCTGGCTCTGGGCCCAGCGCGCCCGGCGCCAGATGGAGCTGCACCAGCTCCACCTCCTGGGCCGCAACCGCCTTCTGGAGAGCTTCGAATCACCTCGAGCCCTCCTGGATTTCGCCGACACGGAGACGGGCCGGGCCCTGCTGGGGCCGCCAGCTCCCGCTCCGTGTCAAGCCCATCGGCCCCAGCGAGAAGGGCTCCTGCTCATCCAGACGGGCCTGGTCGCCCTCTTCTCGGGCCTCGGGCTCAGGTCGACCTACTACATCGCCATGAACTGGAGGGCAGCCAACCTGACCCTCAACGAGACGGAGGCCTGGAGGCGGGCCCTGAGCCTTGCCCAGTGGGGCCAGATCGGCATCTGGCTGGGATCGGCCCTCATCCTCGGCGGTGCCCTCGCCGCCCTCCTGGCCCACCTGGGCACGAGGCCGGAACCCAAGCCCTGATCCTGGATGGAACCCTCCGCCTTCAAGACCTGCTTCGAAACCTCCCGTGCGCCCCTCCTGGCGTACCTGGTGAGGGCCTCGGGGAATCCGGACCTGGCCGAAGAGGTGCTCCAGGAGGCCTATGTGCGCCTGCTGAACGCCTCCCCCCGGGACCTCCGCCCCGAGGCCCTGCGCGGCTGGCTCCTCACAACCGCCACGCGCCTATTGCGGGATCACTGGAGGCGGCACCGCCGCCTCCAGTGGTGGCCCTGGGGCTCCGACGAGGGAGACGAACCGGGGCCCGCGGAACCCGTTTCCCCGGAGCCCCCCGCAGACCTTCGGGCCCAGGAAAGGCAACTGGTGGCCCACGGCTTCTCCCGCCTGAGTCCCCGCCAGCGCAGCCTCCTCTGGCTGGCCTATGTGGAAGGCCTGGATCACGCTGAACTCGCCCGGGCCCTGGGTCTGGGCCAGGGCAGCGTGAAGGTGCTGCTGCACCGGGCCCGCCAGCGCATGCAGGGGGCCCTCCTGGAGCTCGAGAATCCTTTCTTTGGAGGTGGATCATGAACCGACCTTCGGCCGATCCGCTGGCCCAACGCCTGGAGGCCTGGGGCCATGAGGAGATCCGGCACACGACCGTCCGCTGGACCCCCGAGTTCCTGCAGCTGAGGGCTTGGCTGGCCCGAGGCCAGGACCGTACGAACCTGGTGCGCCGCATTGAGCGGGGGACCTGGATGCTGACCGCCGCCGCGGGAGCGGCGGGCCTTGGGTTCGGTTGGCCCCTCGGGGGGTGGGCCACGGTCACCCAGGCCCCGCTCCTGGTGCTCCCTCCCTTCCTCAGCCTCGGCCTGCTGGGCCGGAGCCTCTGGGTCCTGATGGAGGCCGAAACCTAGCGTGCCGCCAGCACCTGCGCCAGATGCGCCTTCACTTCGGCCAGGCGCTCCGGCAGGACCGCCACGAACACCGTGTCGTCGCCGGCGAGGGTGCCCATCTGCCCCGGAACAGGTTCCGCATCAACGGTGAGCCCCAGGGCCTGGGCGAAGCCCGGGGCCGTGCGCAGCACCAGCAGGTTGGGCGGCACCTCGGTGAGGGTGACCTCCGGCAGGATCTGGGCCGAGCCCTCCACGCGGCGGTAGCGGCCCTGGACCTTGAGAATCCCCAGGCGCTTCAGGCGACGGGACAGGGTGGACTGCGTGAGTTCGTGGCCTTCGGCCGACAGCCGCAGCAGCAGATCCGTCTGGTCCGCGATGGGGTGGGCCTCCAGGAGCCGCAGGATGAGCTGGTCCAAGTCCATGCATGAAGATTGCATGAAATTGCATGAATTTGCAAGCTCTTCACAAACATGTTTCTGAATTTCATAGAAATAATGCTTGATTCAATCTCGTAGGTCTTGCATATTATGCATTCAAGCGTTTGGATATGCACACCCCATGCGCGCATATGCACAGGATCCCCGCATGACCACCCCCCTTCCGGTCCCCGCCCTGCTCCCCACCTACGCCCCCTATCCCTTCCTCCTGATCCGGGGCGAGGGCGACCGGGTCTTCGACGACCAGGGCCAGGCCTGGTGGGATTTCTACGGCGGCCACTGCGTGTGCGCCACGGGCCACAGCCACCCCGCCGTCGTGAAGGCCGTGGCCGATCAGGCCGCCTCGCTGCTCTTCTACTCGGCCGCGGCGGCCCTGCCGGTGCGGGACGCGGCCGCCGCGCAGATCACCGCGTTCGCCGGCATGGATTCAGTCTTCTTCTGCAACAGCGGCGCCGAGGCCAACGAGAACGCCCTGAAGATGGCGCTGCTCCTCACGGGCCGGAAGAAGCTGGCGGCCTTCGAGGGCGGCTGGCACGGGCGCACCCTCCTGGCCCTGTCCGTCACGGATGATCCGAAGATCACCGCGCCCTTCGCCGACCAGCTCGTGCCCTGCCTCCGCCTGCCCTTCGGGGACCTCGCCGCGCTCGAAGCGGCCGACTTCTCGGACATCGCCGGCGTCATCCTGGAGCCCATCCAGAGCATGGCGGGCGTGAAGACCGCGGCCGCCGACTGGTTCTGGGCCCTGCGGGCCAAGTGCGATGC harbors:
- a CDS encoding type II secretion system F family protein encodes the protein MRFTVRLTHSNGEVLTRDFEADNAEALRARVLAEGGFPLDITRTDTAFRSRAQLKTESLVLFNQELLALLKAGIPLLQSLELLVGHGKDPLLRRSLTQVVELVREGMSFSDALEQAGTFPAVYRSNVVAGERSGTMPEVLARWLAFQKFAQTSRRRIIEALFYPAFLVMVLVLAMGVIFNVVLPRFAEFYAGGDIEMPLFTRVLLNMGKVISSTLWLQGLAVIGLVVLIRWMVASEAGRKLAERLLLMLPKIGTLYRMYSSSVFSRTLGVLLAGGMPAVQALEVVQRTSPSERMKTGLRLVTDKVRAGSSLHQALEQAKLLDPLAVEMVRVGEQSSALPEMLDHVADFFDQEVEKATTVVTSLIGPVLILFMGVVVLALLLAIYVPLFNASSVVR
- a CDS encoding murein hydrolase activator EnvC family protein — protein: MRRSLGLLLPALLVAQSAQDPAELRQKLAAIQGRLGQVDRQLEVLKKRRKGVLVEIQGISLQRDRAKAQVEGARLRRDQAQSEVQTISREQTRIQGEVLKLQGDLRKQVRWMQALGPMGDLGFYSTFRDLEAWLVEGRMLAWVRLQERKRLDHIHRLQGDLSAKEKALKEVLTRLASEEREAAQLQAALRLQEEKLNGFLDGLQKDEVAQKQAQAELAEEAVQLERLLAGLLAKPKGEAFEAVVAFANLRGELPQPVEGTLALGFGEHLHPRFRTKTLQSGLLIAASGGAPVNAVADGKVAFADYYQSYGPMVILDHGGGWFSLYTHLLGLQVAKGQVLKAGEAVGAVGDTVDGPRLGFEIRHQAQPQDPQKWLKRRYR
- a CDS encoding RNA polymerase sigma factor, translating into MEPSAFKTCFETSRAPLLAYLVRASGNPDLAEEVLQEAYVRLLNASPRDLRPEALRGWLLTTATRLLRDHWRRHRRLQWWPWGSDEGDEPGPAEPVSPEPPADLRAQERQLVAHGFSRLSPRQRSLLWLAYVEGLDHAELARALGLGQGSVKVLLHRARQRMQGALLELENPFFGGGS
- a CDS encoding arginine repressor, translating into MDLDQLILRLLEAHPIADQTDLLLRLSAEGHELTQSTLSRRLKRLGILKVQGRYRRVEGSAQILPEVTLTEVPPNLLVLRTAPGFAQALGLTVDAEPVPGQMGTLAGDDTVFVAVLPERLAEVKAHLAQVLAAR
- a CDS encoding aspartate aminotransferase family protein, whose translation is MTTPLPVPALLPTYAPYPFLLIRGEGDRVFDDQGQAWWDFYGGHCVCATGHSHPAVVKAVADQAASLLFYSAAAALPVRDAAAAQITAFAGMDSVFFCNSGAEANENALKMALLLTGRKKLAAFEGGWHGRTLLALSVTDDPKITAPFADQLVPCLRLPFGDLAALEAADFSDIAGVILEPIQSMAGVKTAAADWFWALRAKCDAAGALLIFDEVQTGMGRLGTPFAAQFYGARPDLITSAKGLASGVPMGALLMTAAVAARLKGGDLGSTFGGGPLACAALIATLGVIEGESLMKNATTAAARLRQELKGSVVTEVLGEGLLLGLRSSHAAALKKHLLARRILVGGSGDSTVLRLMPPLNISGEALIALITAIQSFVPEQK